A genomic stretch from Nitrospirota bacterium includes:
- a CDS encoding efflux RND transporter periplasmic adaptor subunit, with translation MLAVLCVLLAACGRPEEPSPSNAATPAAKPAQGAPKDLRSRIETAVVAPSQVKPVLALAGKIAYGEDRYSKISSPLQGRVIEVRAKLGDRVKAGDILLVIDSPDITAAYSDFVKEASDLEFATRAYELAKDLYETKALPFKDYKQAENDLVKARAEFRRAKERLLSLRVSAAELDKPLAEQKITSKFDMKSPLTGTVVERTVTPGQSVGGDATQVLFTVADLDKLQMVADVYERDLGLVKVGQVATVSVEAYPGIAFPAAIAAVGDVVDPSTRTIKVRAWVSNDGQRLKPEMFARLHIQVSDESTFLAVPREAVLEADGKEFVYVVEDSGRYAKREVKTAVASADQVRILEGLQSGERIVTKGAVLIKAQESKG, from the coding sequence ATGCTCGCCGTCTTGTGCGTGCTCCTCGCGGCCTGCGGCCGCCCCGAGGAGCCCAGCCCGTCCAACGCGGCGACGCCGGCGGCCAAGCCGGCACAGGGGGCGCCGAAAGACCTGCGGTCCCGCATCGAGACGGCGGTCGTCGCGCCCAGCCAGGTGAAGCCCGTGCTCGCCCTGGCCGGCAAGATCGCCTACGGCGAGGACCGCTACTCCAAGATCTCCTCGCCCCTCCAGGGCCGGGTCATCGAGGTGCGGGCGAAGCTGGGGGATCGGGTGAAAGCCGGGGATATCCTCCTGGTGATCGACAGCCCGGACATCACCGCGGCCTATTCGGATTTCGTCAAGGAAGCGTCGGACCTGGAGTTCGCCACCCGGGCCTATGAGCTGGCCAAGGATCTGTACGAGACGAAGGCCCTGCCGTTCAAGGATTACAAACAGGCGGAGAACGACCTCGTCAAGGCTCGTGCGGAGTTCCGCCGCGCCAAGGAACGGCTGCTCTCGCTGCGGGTGTCGGCGGCGGAATTGGACAAGCCGCTGGCCGAGCAGAAGATCACCTCCAAGTTCGACATGAAGAGCCCCCTCACGGGCACCGTGGTGGAACGGACCGTCACGCCCGGCCAGTCGGTGGGCGGCGATGCAACCCAAGTCCTGTTCACGGTCGCCGACCTGGACAAGCTGCAGATGGTCGCGGACGTCTACGAGCGCGACCTGGGCCTGGTCAAGGTCGGGCAAGTGGCCACCGTCAGCGTGGAGGCCTATCCGGGCATCGCGTTCCCGGCCGCGATCGCCGCCGTGGGCGACGTGGTGGATCCCAGCACGAGGACGATCAAGGTCCGAGCCTGGGTGAGCAACGACGGGCAGCGGCTCAAGCCCGAGATGTTCGCCCGGCTGCACATCCAGGTCAGCGACGAGTCCACCTTCCTGGCCGTTCCGCGAGAGGCCGTGCTGGAGGCCGACGGCAAGGAGTTCGTCTACGTGGTGGAAGACTCGGGCCGGTACGCCAAGCGGGAGGTCAAAACTGCGGTGGCCTCCGCGGACCAGGTACGGATTCTGGAAGGGCTGCAGTCGGGAGAACGGATCGTCACCAAGGGCGCGGTGCTGATCAAGGCGCAGGAAAGCAAGGGATGA
- a CDS encoding CusA/CzcA family heavy metal efflux RND transporter has translation MIPRIVEFALEQRVFVCALGLMLLFGGLYAFHILDIVAYPDPSPPMVEIITQSPGISAEEIERLITIPTELGLAGMPGLTDIRSLSIFGLSDIKVYFDFRTDYVRDRQEVLNRLAMLDLPAEVHPTISPWWTIAEIYRYELTGNGVSLTDLKTIQDWDVRRQLKRVPGVIDVTTFGGTTKEYHVELNPGALISYGVTLPQVMTALANSNANVGGNYLSVGAQSYNVRGVGLIGSLDDIENIQVAEKEGTPVFVRNLGRVSVGHRVRLGKVGLDDRDDVVEGVVLLQRGAKALPVLERVKQKVEELNTWRLPKGVQIKTFYDRTVLIHTTIETVVDILISGVLLVFVILYVFLGHFRSAVIVALTVPMALLFTFSMMVMLGESANLISLGAIDFGIIVDSTLLMVESVFFHLSRRPSPALTVPMHVMRAVREVGQPIFFATTIIVVAFIPLFTMTGVPGKIFAPMSLTYGLALAGALLMTFTLAPALCSLLLTGPVHETEMPVVRWIRLVYRHALTWALDHEVVVIALAVGLFAVTMVTVPLLGGEFMPHLEEGNLWVRATMPVDISFEQADRLADEIRGVFRRTPEATGVVSQLGRPDDGTDPTSFFNAEFLVNLKPKKEWRPEIVSKDKLVEEIEAELAKIPGITFNFSQVIQDNVQEAMSGVKGENSIKLFGTDLKLMEDRAAEIEKVMKRVHGVRDLGVFRLLGQPNLLIHVDRQACARYGLLVSDVNAVVQAAIGGQAVTKVFEGERWFDLVVRFLPEFRQDREAIENIQVSTPEGARIPLKQVATISVQTGAFIIYRENNERYIPIKFSVRGRDLESTVREAAARIKAQVSLPERYRVEWHGEYDQLQDEKRRLTTIVPITLVVILFLVYLTVRSFLDASLVLVSVPFALIGGIFSLMLTGTGFSISAAVGFISLFGVAVQGALILVVRIRNLMVEGHDLRSAILTSTEVGMRPVLMATLAPAIGLLPAAVATGIGAQSQQPLARVVVGGMLTAAVLILMVLPVLYQFVHRMRREGSEAEDDGPTSQPTA, from the coding sequence ATGATTCCCCGCATCGTCGAGTTCGCCCTCGAACAACGGGTTTTCGTCTGCGCGCTCGGGCTGATGCTGTTGTTCGGCGGGCTGTACGCCTTCCACATTCTCGACATCGTCGCCTATCCCGACCCGTCTCCGCCGATGGTCGAGATCATCACCCAGTCTCCGGGGATCTCGGCGGAGGAAATCGAGCGGCTGATCACGATCCCCACCGAATTGGGCCTGGCCGGCATGCCGGGTCTGACCGACATCCGGTCCCTGTCCATCTTCGGGCTCAGCGACATCAAGGTCTACTTCGATTTCCGGACCGACTATGTGCGGGACCGGCAGGAAGTCCTGAACCGTCTCGCCATGCTGGATCTTCCGGCTGAAGTGCATCCGACGATCTCGCCCTGGTGGACCATCGCCGAAATCTACCGATACGAGCTGACCGGAAACGGCGTGTCACTCACCGACCTGAAGACGATCCAGGACTGGGACGTGCGACGGCAGCTCAAACGGGTGCCCGGGGTTATTGACGTCACCACGTTCGGCGGCACGACGAAGGAATACCACGTGGAGTTGAATCCCGGCGCCCTGATCAGCTACGGCGTGACCCTGCCGCAGGTGATGACCGCATTGGCCAACAGCAACGCGAACGTGGGCGGCAACTATCTTTCGGTTGGCGCCCAGAGCTACAACGTCCGCGGGGTCGGGCTGATTGGCAGCCTGGACGACATCGAGAACATCCAGGTGGCCGAGAAGGAAGGGACGCCGGTCTTCGTCAGGAACCTTGGCCGGGTCAGTGTGGGCCACAGGGTTCGGCTCGGCAAGGTTGGTCTCGACGATCGGGACGACGTCGTGGAGGGCGTGGTCCTGCTCCAGCGTGGCGCCAAGGCGCTGCCGGTGCTGGAGCGGGTCAAGCAGAAGGTCGAGGAACTCAACACCTGGAGGCTCCCCAAGGGCGTCCAGATCAAGACCTTCTACGACCGGACCGTGCTCATCCACACCACGATCGAGACGGTCGTGGACATTCTGATCAGCGGAGTCCTCCTGGTCTTCGTGATCCTCTACGTGTTTCTGGGGCACTTCCGGTCGGCCGTGATCGTCGCGCTCACGGTGCCGATGGCGCTCCTGTTCACGTTCAGCATGATGGTCATGCTCGGGGAGTCGGCCAACCTGATCTCGCTGGGGGCGATCGACTTCGGCATCATCGTGGACTCGACTCTTCTCATGGTCGAGAGCGTTTTTTTTCACTTATCTCGCAGACCCAGCCCTGCGCTCACCGTGCCGATGCACGTCATGCGCGCGGTGCGCGAGGTCGGCCAGCCGATTTTTTTCGCCACGACGATCATCGTCGTGGCGTTCATCCCCCTGTTCACGATGACCGGCGTGCCGGGCAAGATCTTCGCGCCGATGTCGCTGACCTACGGACTCGCTCTGGCCGGCGCGCTCCTCATGACCTTTACGCTCGCTCCGGCCCTCTGCTCTCTGCTCCTGACGGGACCGGTGCACGAAACGGAAATGCCGGTGGTGCGCTGGATTCGACTGGTGTATCGGCACGCGCTGACATGGGCGCTGGACCACGAAGTTGTGGTCATCGCCTTGGCCGTCGGCCTGTTCGCGGTTACGATGGTGACGGTCCCGCTCCTGGGCGGAGAGTTCATGCCGCACTTGGAAGAAGGGAACCTATGGGTCCGGGCCACGATGCCGGTGGACATCTCGTTCGAGCAGGCCGACCGGCTGGCGGACGAGATTCGCGGCGTCTTCCGGCGGACGCCGGAGGCCACGGGCGTCGTCTCTCAGCTCGGCCGACCGGACGACGGGACCGACCCGACGAGCTTCTTCAACGCCGAATTTCTGGTGAACTTGAAGCCGAAGAAGGAATGGCGGCCGGAGATCGTCTCGAAGGACAAGCTGGTCGAGGAGATCGAAGCAGAGCTGGCCAAGATTCCTGGCATCACCTTCAACTTCTCGCAGGTGATCCAGGACAATGTGCAAGAGGCGATGTCCGGCGTGAAGGGGGAAAACTCTATCAAGCTCTTTGGCACAGACTTGAAGCTCATGGAAGACAGGGCTGCCGAAATCGAGAAGGTCATGAAACGGGTGCACGGGGTGCGGGACCTTGGGGTTTTCCGCCTCTTGGGGCAGCCTAACCTCCTGATCCACGTGGACCGGCAGGCCTGCGCCCGGTACGGGCTGCTCGTGTCGGACGTGAACGCGGTGGTGCAGGCGGCGATCGGCGGCCAGGCGGTGACCAAGGTCTTCGAAGGGGAGCGCTGGTTCGATCTTGTCGTCCGTTTCCTCCCCGAGTTCAGACAGGACAGGGAAGCGATCGAGAACATCCAGGTCAGCACGCCGGAAGGGGCCAGGATTCCGCTCAAGCAGGTGGCGACGATCTCGGTGCAGACCGGGGCCTTCATCATCTATCGGGAGAACAACGAACGGTACATCCCGATCAAATTCAGCGTCCGCGGCCGGGATCTGGAGAGCACGGTGCGCGAGGCGGCCGCTCGGATCAAAGCACAGGTCTCCCTTCCCGAACGGTACCGAGTCGAGTGGCACGGCGAGTACGACCAGCTTCAGGACGAGAAGCGCCGGCTGACGACGATCGTTCCGATCACTCTGGTCGTCATCCTGTTTCTGGTCTACCTGACTGTGCGGTCGTTCCTGGATGCGTCTTTGGTGCTGGTATCGGTGCCGTTTGCTTTGATCGGCGGGATCTTTTCGTTGATGCTGACCGGCACTGGCTTCAGCATCTCTGCGGCTGTCGGGTTTATATCCTTGTTCGGTGTGGCGGTCCAGGGAGCCCTCATTCTCGTTGTTCGGATTCGCAATCTCATGGTTGAGGGGCACGACCTGCGGAGCGCGATCTTGACGAGCACGGAAGTGGGGATGCGCCCCGTGTTGATGGCTACGCTCGCACCCGCGATCGGGCTCCTGCCCGCGGCGGTTGCGACCGGCATCGGCGCCCAATCCCAGCAACCGCTGGCCCGCGTCGTGGTCGGGGGCATGCTCACGGCAGCCGTTCTGATCCTGATGGTCCTGCCGGTCCTTTACCAGTTCGTCCACCGTATGCGTAGGGAGGGAAGTGAGGCGGAGGACGACGGGCCTACGAGCCAACCGACGGCCTAG
- a CDS encoding HEAT repeat domain-containing protein: protein MRGIVGVIVGLAVWVGMIQPAPAQVPYEAPPKAQEAPDTAVPPLNKPLGPEEVKRAEALLPLLEGKQEFWAMGEFVHLGTPAVPVLLKALSMPAPRIRYNAIETLLMIKDPSAVPGLLESATQPEELPRIREHALRVAVRLNPALTPPAIEVMAKDPDSTIRKTAAFEARYVRQKAVVPVLIGLISDDEQFVAVTAVHSLWLLTRHETEMHNWEASTKQDRAEWAQEWTDWWKDAQATFELPEPRRPRKPL from the coding sequence GTGCGGGGCATCGTCGGGGTCATCGTTGGACTGGCGGTCTGGGTCGGAATGATCCAACCTGCGCCGGCCCAGGTGCCGTACGAGGCGCCGCCCAAGGCGCAGGAAGCGCCCGACACCGCGGTGCCCCCGCTGAACAAGCCGCTGGGCCCCGAGGAGGTCAAGCGGGCGGAGGCGCTGCTGCCCCTGCTGGAGGGCAAGCAGGAGTTCTGGGCGATGGGCGAGTTCGTGCACCTCGGCACGCCGGCGGTGCCGGTGCTGCTCAAGGCCCTCTCGATGCCGGCGCCGAGGATCCGCTACAACGCGATCGAGACCCTGTTGATGATCAAGGATCCCAGCGCGGTTCCCGGCCTGCTGGAGTCGGCGACGCAGCCGGAAGAACTGCCGCGGATCCGCGAGCATGCGCTGCGCGTGGCCGTCCGGCTGAATCCGGCCCTGACTCCTCCGGCCATCGAAGTCATGGCCAAGGATCCGGACTCCACGATCAGGAAAACGGCCGCCTTCGAGGCCCGCTATGTGCGGCAGAAAGCCGTCGTGCCGGTGCTGATCGGGCTGATCTCGGACGACGAACAATTCGTGGCGGTCACGGCGGTCCATTCCCTGTGGCTGCTGACCAGACACGAGACCGAGATGCACAACTGGGAGGCCTCGACGAAGCAGGATCGGGCGGAGTGGGCGCAGGAATGGACCGACTGGTGGAAGGACGCACAGGCGACCTTCGAATTGCCTGAGCCGCGACGCCCGCGAAAGCCCCTCTGA
- the def gene encoding peptide deformylase: MALLTIAKLGNPVLRRVAQSVAPAEIKTPAMQQFIDDMFETMAEAEGIGLAAPQVSRSQQIVVMECRGEGGFPATVLINPEILYYGPNQIEMWEGCLSVDGLRGKVVRPSMVRVRALDRHGAPFELDATGLYAVCVQHEMDHLIGKVFLDRMTDLSTLTQLEEFDQYWRKEHAAVI; the protein is encoded by the coding sequence ATGGCGTTGCTCACGATTGCAAAGCTCGGCAATCCCGTCCTCCGGAGGGTCGCGCAGTCGGTTGCCCCGGCCGAGATCAAGACCCCGGCGATGCAGCAGTTCATCGACGACATGTTCGAGACGATGGCCGAGGCGGAGGGGATCGGGCTCGCGGCCCCGCAGGTCTCCCGCTCCCAGCAGATCGTCGTGATGGAGTGCCGTGGAGAGGGAGGCTTTCCCGCCACCGTGCTCATCAATCCGGAGATCCTGTATTACGGTCCCAACCAGATCGAAATGTGGGAGGGCTGCCTGAGCGTCGACGGGCTGCGGGGCAAGGTCGTCCGTCCCTCGATGGTCCGGGTTCGGGCTCTGGACCGCCACGGGGCTCCGTTCGAGCTGGACGCCACCGGCCTCTATGCAGTCTGCGTCCAGCACGAGATGGATCACCTGATCGGCAAGGTCTTCCTCGACCGGATGACCGACCTCTCGACCCTCACCCAACTCGAGGAGTTCGACCAGTATTGGCGGAAGGAGCACGCCGCGGTCATTTAG